A stretch of the Streptomyces sp. NBC_00078 genome encodes the following:
- a CDS encoding serine hydrolase — protein sequence MTHLASRSAVLGTALLSLLTVPAQAASAESLPKPDLAGLQGVLRTAVEQGAPGAMARIDDHGSVGRAAVGLADTTSGRALGTADRFRIGSVTKTFTAVVLMQLADEGRLDLSCGVSVYGHTGAVQGYYTYAFASKDGRRSLTALATTSNNGAVLGTMPGTLESAFCGKQAKARRAVPAGDRHEDVAPGVVRD from the coding sequence GTGACCCATCTCGCATCCAGGAGCGCCGTCCTGGGAACGGCCCTGCTCTCGCTCCTCACGGTCCCCGCGCAGGCCGCTTCGGCCGAGTCGCTGCCGAAGCCCGACCTCGCCGGACTTCAGGGCGTCCTGCGCACCGCGGTCGAGCAGGGCGCGCCCGGCGCGATGGCACGGATCGACGACCACGGCTCGGTCGGCCGGGCCGCCGTGGGCCTGGCCGACACCACGAGCGGGCGGGCACTCGGCACCGCCGACCGGTTCCGCATCGGCAGCGTCACCAAGACCTTCACGGCCGTGGTGCTGATGCAGCTGGCGGACGAGGGCAGGCTGGATCTGTCGTGCGGGGTCTCGGTGTACGGGCACACGGGCGCCGTCCAGGGTTACTACACGTACGCCTTCGCCTCGAAGGACGGCAGGCGCAGCCTCACCGCACTCGCCACCACGTCCAACAACGGCGCCGTGCTCGGCACGATGCCCGGCACGCTGGAGTCGGCGTTCTGCGGCAAGCAGGCGAAGGCGCGGCGCGCGGTACCGGCCGGCGACCGCCACGAGGACGTCGCTCCTGGAGTCGTACGGGACTGA
- a CDS encoding CAP domain-containing protein, whose product MSELVPGGNMPLPSGAVTVRVPGPFDVSALITDDGGKVRGDADFVFYNQPSAPGARLDGDTLTVEPPGLRSGATRITVVVSSAEPGTPLGRLPAPTLLVTAPGGRPLARFAPPPPRQETVLLLAEIYQRAGGWKLRALGQGYTDGLAGLARDFGVDVIDETAGAGAQTAPGPAAPPTPARQTSHGRAPSPAPPIPATRPPSSSLPPVPTAPPPSPDPGGFLGLVNSARAAAGSPPVVLDARLTSAAHAHAGAMAAAGLLGVEGGDGVSVHQRVTAAGYAYLTIGEHLVSGPRTPSEFVRYCLGDERTRRTLCDPAFTQAGVACVGDGRSADMYWTALWARPLTPDGLKRTAAEVVELTNRERGRAGLPPLATDPLLAGAAQAHSADMVARAFYSHTSPEGTQPWDRAAAAGARRRSIGENIACGQRSPAEVVEGWMNSPGHRANILKTDFTHIGIGFAGGGPAGTYWTQLFGA is encoded by the coding sequence ATGAGCGAGTTGGTCCCCGGCGGCAACATGCCCCTTCCGAGCGGTGCCGTGACCGTCCGGGTGCCCGGCCCCTTCGACGTGTCCGCGCTCATCACGGACGATGGGGGAAAGGTCCGGGGCGACGCCGACTTCGTGTTCTACAACCAGCCGTCCGCTCCGGGCGCCCGGCTGGACGGCGACACCCTCACCGTGGAACCGCCGGGACTGCGCTCCGGGGCCACCAGGATCACCGTCGTCGTCAGCTCCGCCGAGCCCGGCACTCCCCTGGGCCGTCTCCCCGCGCCCACCCTCCTCGTCACGGCTCCGGGCGGCCGCCCACTCGCCCGGTTCGCCCCGCCGCCCCCGCGGCAGGAAACTGTGCTGCTGCTCGCGGAGATCTACCAGCGGGCCGGCGGCTGGAAACTGCGAGCACTGGGCCAGGGGTACACCGACGGACTCGCCGGTCTCGCGCGGGACTTCGGCGTGGACGTCATCGACGAGACGGCAGGGGCGGGCGCACAGACGGCACCCGGGCCGGCGGCGCCGCCGACGCCGGCCCGACAGACTTCCCACGGGCGGGCCCCGTCACCGGCACCGCCGATCCCGGCAACCCGCCCCCCTTCCTCCTCTCTTCCGCCCGTGCCCACCGCACCACCGCCCTCCCCCGATCCGGGCGGCTTCCTCGGCCTGGTCAACTCCGCGCGCGCCGCGGCCGGTTCACCTCCAGTCGTCCTCGACGCCCGTCTGACGTCCGCGGCGCACGCCCACGCCGGTGCCATGGCGGCGGCAGGGCTCCTCGGCGTCGAGGGCGGGGACGGCGTCTCCGTCCACCAGCGCGTCACAGCCGCCGGGTACGCGTACCTCACCATCGGCGAGCACCTGGTCTCCGGCCCGCGCACACCGTCGGAGTTCGTCCGGTACTGCCTGGGCGACGAGCGGACCCGGCGCACCCTGTGCGACCCGGCCTTCACTCAGGCGGGCGTGGCGTGCGTCGGCGACGGGCGCTCGGCCGACATGTACTGGACCGCGCTGTGGGCGAGGCCCCTCACGCCGGACGGCCTGAAGCGGACGGCGGCCGAAGTCGTCGAGCTCACCAACCGGGAGCGCGGCCGGGCCGGCCTGCCTCCCCTGGCCACCGACCCCCTGCTCGCCGGCGCGGCGCAGGCGCACAGCGCGGACATGGTGGCCCGCGCCTTCTACTCGCACACCTCGCCGGAGGGCACCCAGCCCTGGGACCGGGCCGCCGCCGCGGGCGCGCGCCGGCGCTCGATCGGCGAGAACATCGCCTGCGGCCAACGCTCCCCCGCCGAGGTCGTCGAGGGCTGGATGAACAGCCCCGGCCACCGCGCCAACATCCTCAAAACCGACTTCACTCACATAGGGATCGGTTTCGCCGGCGGCGGCCCGGCAGGCACGTACTGGACCCAGTTGTTCGGCGCCTGA
- a CDS encoding AIM24 family protein, which translates to MKGSLFSSEYMVQPATEAGMTVENAKCVKYAVNGEMVARQGAMVAYRGNLQFERKGQGVGGMLKRAVTGEGLPLMAVRGQGEAWFAHEAQNCFIVDVDPGDEFTVNGRNVLCFDASLSYRISTVKGAGIAGGGLFNSVFTGQGRLGLVCEGNPLVIPVSAQFPVYVDTDAVVGWTAGLQTSLHRSQSIGSMLRGGSGEAVQLMLQGEGYVVVRPSEATPQKAQQH; encoded by the coding sequence ATGAAGGGTTCCCTCTTTTCCAGTGAGTACATGGTCCAGCCGGCCACCGAAGCGGGCATGACCGTCGAGAACGCCAAATGCGTCAAGTACGCGGTGAACGGCGAGATGGTCGCCCGCCAGGGCGCGATGGTCGCCTACCGCGGCAACCTCCAGTTCGAGCGCAAGGGCCAGGGCGTGGGCGGCATGCTCAAGCGCGCGGTCACCGGAGAGGGGCTGCCGCTGATGGCGGTGCGCGGGCAGGGCGAGGCCTGGTTCGCGCACGAGGCTCAGAACTGTTTCATCGTCGACGTCGACCCCGGCGACGAGTTCACCGTCAACGGCCGCAATGTCCTGTGTTTCGACGCCTCGTTGTCGTACCGGATCTCGACGGTCAAGGGCGCGGGCATCGCCGGCGGCGGCCTGTTCAACAGCGTCTTCACCGGACAGGGCAGGCTGGGCCTGGTGTGTGAGGGCAATCCACTGGTCATCCCGGTCTCGGCGCAGTTCCCGGTGTACGTCGACACGGACGCGGTCGTCGGCTGGACGGCCGGTCTGCAGACCTCGCTGCACCGTTCGCAGTCCATCGGCTCGATGCTGCGCGGCGGTTCCGGGGAGGCCGTGCAGTTGATGCTGCAGGGCGAGGGGTACGTGGTCGTCCGGCCGAGCGAGGCGACGCCGCAGAAGGCGCAGCAGCACTGA
- a CDS encoding tetratricopeptide repeat protein, whose translation MYGKAFAPEYQGALTTLSVNSSLTDVLAAGTRELRAAEQAGKQGEAARSGLAVAEAHRRLGQVGDAERAWKASYRAAREAGDTAAMAWALWSGGTLARQRSAFPLAWRLLGLAAELGEQGGDVVVRGYSLAGLAETGRIQGDYEAVRRLHEQLLAEARRRGEARHTVWALEGIAQIHRNTGEYDTAYALFEEAAQIAAGADDRRGHAWALRGLADIVSVRDKDVERALALLSEAETTCRAMKLSSALAYNHKMRGNVLYRAGRYAESRDLYEQALEEFRAMSEPRGEALARLGLAKSLARLGRDRTETAAELTALARELERIGLRHAREMVARAQEEFGIVAEVVR comes from the coding sequence ATGTACGGCAAGGCATTCGCCCCGGAGTACCAGGGCGCCCTCACCACTCTCTCCGTGAACTCCTCGCTGACCGACGTACTGGCCGCCGGCACACGGGAGTTGAGAGCTGCCGAGCAGGCCGGTAAGCAGGGAGAGGCGGCCCGCTCCGGACTCGCGGTCGCCGAGGCGCACCGCAGGCTGGGACAGGTCGGGGACGCCGAGCGGGCATGGAAGGCGAGTTACCGCGCGGCGCGGGAGGCCGGGGACACCGCGGCGATGGCGTGGGCGCTGTGGAGCGGCGGCACCCTGGCCCGGCAGCGGAGCGCCTTCCCGCTGGCCTGGCGGCTGCTGGGGCTCGCGGCCGAACTCGGCGAACAGGGCGGCGACGTCGTCGTACGCGGCTACTCACTCGCGGGACTTGCCGAGACCGGCCGCATCCAGGGCGACTACGAGGCCGTACGCAGGCTGCACGAGCAGTTGCTGGCCGAGGCCCGGCGGCGCGGCGAGGCACGCCACACGGTGTGGGCGCTTGAGGGCATCGCGCAGATCCACCGCAACACGGGTGAGTACGACACGGCGTACGCCCTGTTCGAGGAGGCGGCCCAGATAGCCGCGGGCGCCGACGACCGGCGCGGTCACGCCTGGGCGCTGCGCGGGCTGGCCGACATCGTGTCCGTGCGGGACAAGGACGTCGAGCGGGCGCTCGCGCTGCTGTCCGAGGCGGAGACCACGTGCCGTGCGATGAAACTGTCCAGCGCGCTGGCCTACAACCACAAGATGCGCGGCAACGTCCTGTACCGGGCGGGACGTTACGCCGAGTCCCGTGACCTGTACGAGCAGGCGCTCGAGGAGTTCCGCGCGATGAGCGAGCCGCGCGGGGAGGCACTGGCGCGGCTGGGGCTGGCCAAGTCCCTGGCCAGGCTGGGCCGCGACCGAACAGAGACGGCTGCCGAACTCACCGCTCTGGCCCGCGAGTTGGAACGGATCGGGCTACGACACGCACGGGAGATGGTGGCCCGGGCGCAGGAGGAGTTCGGCATCGTGGCGGAGGTCGTACGGTGA
- a CDS encoding polyprenyl synthetase family protein, whose product MTALPTVLRAPVDAPHVLDRCRELVRPALVEAVARMHPWVGEMSAYSFGWCEVGGAPTVASGGKGVRQALAVLGAEAAGAPGWAGVPAAVAVELVHTFSLLHDDIMDGDAARRRRPTVWKAYGTGPAVLAGDALFALAVETLAAAPAGPQAVRVLSVALGDLVRGQADDLLFADRPWTGPQRVRPEEYRAMAGHKTGSLLGCGAALGALLGGAAPSVVDALDRAGRHLGIAFQIVDDVLGIWGDPAVTGKPVHGDLRERKKTFPVLAALDSDGPGARRLAALLAAGGDPEKAATLIDALGGRSAALAETRHHIAAVETALAEVALETGAMDELRSLLGYLVRRDV is encoded by the coding sequence GTGACGGCCCTTCCTACGGTGCTGCGGGCGCCCGTCGACGCTCCTCACGTCCTCGACCGCTGCCGCGAGTTGGTGCGGCCCGCGCTGGTGGAGGCCGTCGCGCGGATGCATCCCTGGGTGGGTGAGATGTCGGCGTACTCCTTCGGCTGGTGCGAGGTGGGCGGTGCGCCGACCGTCGCGTCCGGCGGGAAGGGTGTGCGGCAGGCATTGGCCGTGCTCGGGGCCGAGGCGGCGGGCGCACCCGGGTGGGCGGGCGTACCCGCGGCGGTCGCGGTGGAGCTGGTGCACACCTTCTCCCTCCTCCACGACGACATCATGGACGGCGACGCGGCCCGGCGGCGCCGGCCCACCGTGTGGAAGGCCTACGGCACCGGTCCCGCGGTCCTCGCGGGCGACGCCCTGTTCGCACTGGCCGTCGAGACCCTCGCCGCGGCGCCGGCCGGCCCGCAGGCCGTGCGGGTGCTGTCGGTGGCGCTGGGTGACCTGGTGCGCGGTCAGGCGGACGACCTGCTGTTCGCCGACCGTCCATGGACGGGACCGCAGCGGGTGCGCCCGGAGGAGTACCGGGCGATGGCCGGGCACAAGACGGGCTCGCTGCTGGGCTGCGGGGCGGCGCTCGGCGCCCTGCTCGGCGGCGCCGCGCCCTCGGTCGTCGACGCCCTCGACCGTGCCGGGCGCCACCTCGGGATCGCCTTCCAGATCGTCGACGACGTCCTGGGGATCTGGGGCGACCCCGCGGTCACCGGCAAGCCCGTGCACGGCGATCTCCGGGAACGGAAGAAGACGTTCCCGGTCCTGGCCGCGCTCGACTCCGACGGCCCCGGGGCCCGGCGGCTCGCGGCGCTCCTGGCCGCGGGCGGGGACCCCGAGAAGGCGGCCACGCTGATCGATGCGCTGGGAGGCCGGTCGGCGGCACTGGCCGAGACACGGCACCACATCGCCGCGGTGGAGACGGCTCTTGCCGAGGTGGCCCTGGAGACGGGAGCGATGGACGAGCTGCGGTCGCTGCTGGGGTATCTGGTGCGTCGGGACGTCTGA
- a CDS encoding threonine/serine dehydratase yields the protein MIGISEVEAAAEHIAEHVVRTPTLPSPGLTSLLGAPVTVKLELLQRTGSFKSRGATAKLLSLSAGERAAGVLAVSGGNHGIALAVMAAALHVKATVVMPRSAPARSVEIAEAAGASVRLTDGMAGAFALATRLREEGLTPVHPFDDPVVVAGQGTVGLELAADAGDLTDVLVSVGGGGLISGVAAALRDRRPDVRIWGVETEGAEAMSEALAAGGPVPVALSSIVSTLSAPAVSQLTYDHVSALVQEVLVVPDREAVQGTLDLAGHAKVWAEPAAGCLLPAARRVLERVGEGARLGLVVCGGNATTGDVMDWAERFGLR from the coding sequence TTGATCGGGATCTCCGAGGTCGAAGCCGCGGCCGAGCACATCGCCGAACACGTGGTGCGTACTCCGACGCTGCCGAGCCCGGGGCTGACCTCGCTGCTCGGCGCTCCGGTGACGGTCAAGCTCGAACTGCTCCAGCGCACCGGCTCGTTCAAGTCCCGCGGGGCCACGGCCAAGCTGCTGTCGCTGAGCGCCGGCGAGCGGGCCGCCGGAGTCCTGGCGGTCAGCGGCGGCAATCACGGGATCGCCCTCGCGGTCATGGCCGCGGCCCTCCATGTGAAGGCCACGGTGGTCATGCCGCGCTCGGCGCCCGCGCGGTCGGTCGAGATCGCGGAGGCAGCCGGTGCGTCGGTGCGGCTGACCGACGGCATGGCCGGGGCGTTCGCGCTCGCGACGCGGCTGCGGGAGGAGGGGCTGACGCCGGTGCACCCCTTCGACGATCCGGTGGTCGTCGCCGGCCAGGGCACCGTCGGCCTGGAGCTGGCCGCGGACGCGGGTGACCTCACCGACGTCCTCGTCAGTGTCGGCGGCGGCGGACTGATCTCCGGTGTCGCGGCGGCGCTGCGGGACCGGCGGCCGGACGTGCGGATCTGGGGTGTGGAGACCGAGGGTGCCGAGGCCATGTCGGAGGCGCTCGCGGCGGGCGGCCCTGTGCCGGTCGCCCTGTCCTCCATCGTGTCCACGCTCAGCGCGCCGGCCGTCTCCCAACTGACCTACGACCATGTCTCCGCGCTGGTCCAGGAGGTGCTCGTGGTGCCGGACCGCGAGGCGGTGCAGGGCACGCTCGACCTGGCCGGGCACGCCAAGGTATGGGCCGAACCCGCGGCCGGCTGTCTGCTGCCCGCGGCTCGGCGGGTCCTGGAGCGGGTCGGCGAGGGCGCTCGGCTGGGTCTGGTCGTGTGCGGGGGCAACGCGACGACCGGCGACGTCATGGACTGGGCGGAACGCTTCGGGCTGCGCTGA
- a CDS encoding serine/threonine-protein kinase, which yields MSMVKAHVFTHELVAGRYRLVDVVQRETNRVCWYGKDVNVGRAHLLTQIALPDDPDGEAAPRTTARIIRMSETMGLMCPGAVATVVDTVEQGGDLWVVTDWIDGTSLGELIAQQGTFNYVRAARIGLELLDVLEAAHREGITHGELSPGQVFVQDRGSVVVTGFGLAGATLAPRLTAPSYASPEQARDERIGPAADLWALGAILYTMVEGRPPFRDRDRPEATLKGVDRLPLRTPVRAGPLTQTVQGLLRKNSRERLTRQVVRESLTRVLTEDPDTTTATLPRARLRGVYAAACHVGPGWSRRTMALGTALAVVTVAGAALAVTGRLPGTGTSPAGAAPPPPASATASATAPDSRPDGRHSTAPAPPPATAATATASPTPPPTPSPSPPATALPAGFQRYTAPEGFSVALPKDWTRVRTSRVRDLSYRVTFGADDDPRTLAVTYSTVAGPDPVAVWRDDVEPELAKDDGFQRIGEIRATTYQGHKAADMEWLSDVDGTQVRTFGRGFLLGGGRSFSLRWTTPAADWNDSANRQALDTFLRTFRSSSG from the coding sequence ATGAGCATGGTCAAGGCGCATGTCTTCACGCACGAGTTGGTCGCTGGAAGGTACCGGCTCGTCGATGTCGTCCAACGTGAGACGAACCGGGTCTGCTGGTACGGCAAGGACGTCAACGTCGGGCGTGCCCATCTCCTCACCCAGATCGCGCTCCCGGACGACCCCGACGGTGAGGCCGCGCCCCGTACGACCGCCCGCATCATCCGCATGTCCGAGACCATGGGGCTGATGTGCCCGGGCGCGGTCGCGACGGTCGTCGACACCGTGGAGCAGGGCGGTGACCTGTGGGTCGTCACCGACTGGATCGACGGCACCTCCCTGGGCGAACTCATCGCCCAGCAGGGCACGTTCAACTACGTGCGGGCGGCGCGTATCGGTCTGGAGCTGCTCGACGTGCTGGAGGCGGCGCACCGCGAGGGCATCACCCACGGCGAACTCAGCCCGGGCCAGGTCTTCGTGCAGGACCGGGGTTCGGTCGTGGTCACCGGCTTCGGACTGGCCGGCGCGACCCTGGCACCGCGGCTCACCGCGCCGTCGTACGCCTCCCCCGAACAGGCCCGTGACGAGCGCATCGGGCCCGCGGCAGACCTGTGGGCGCTCGGCGCGATCCTCTACACGATGGTCGAGGGCCGTCCGCCCTTCAGGGACCGGGACCGGCCCGAGGCGACACTGAAGGGCGTGGACCGGCTGCCGCTGCGCACTCCGGTGCGGGCGGGGCCGCTCACCCAGACGGTGCAGGGCCTGCTGCGGAAGAACTCCAGGGAGCGGCTGACCCGGCAGGTGGTCCGCGAGTCCCTCACCCGCGTCCTCACCGAGGACCCAGACACAACGACCGCAACCCTGCCGCGGGCCCGGCTGCGCGGTGTCTACGCCGCCGCCTGTCATGTCGGCCCGGGGTGGAGCAGACGCACCATGGCCTTGGGGACCGCCCTGGCCGTCGTCACCGTGGCGGGCGCGGCGCTCGCCGTCACCGGCCGGCTGCCCGGCACCGGTACGTCCCCGGCCGGCGCCGCGCCCCCGCCGCCGGCGTCCGCCACCGCGTCCGCGACCGCACCGGACAGCCGCCCCGACGGCCGGCACTCGACAGCGCCCGCACCGCCCCCGGCAACGGCTGCCACGGCCACGGCGTCACCGACGCCCCCACCGACGCCCTCGCCCTCCCCTCCGGCCACCGCGCTGCCGGCGGGCTTCCAGCGCTACACCGCCCCCGAGGGCTTCTCCGTGGCCCTCCCCAAGGACTGGACACGGGTGCGGACCTCGCGAGTCCGTGACCTGTCGTACCGCGTCACCTTCGGGGCGGACGACGATCCCCGCACCCTCGCGGTCACCTACAGCACCGTCGCGGGCCCCGACCCCGTCGCCGTCTGGCGCGACGACGTCGAGCCCGAGCTGGCGAAGGACGACGGCTTCCAGCGGATCGGCGAGATCAGGGCGACGACGTACCAGGGCCACAAGGCCGCCGACATGGAGTGGCTCTCCGACGTCGACGGCACACAAGTGCGCACCTTCGGACGCGGCTTCCTGCTCGGCGGCGGCCGCAGCTTCTCGCTGCGCTGGACGACTCCGGCCGCCGACTGGAACGACTCCGCGAACCGGCAGGCCCTGGACACCTTCCTGCGGACCTTCCGGTCATCGTCAGGCTGA
- a CDS encoding serine hydrolase has protein sequence MSARPLPSSTPAAQGVDAAGVHAFLDALEAAPGIEPHSLMVMRHGHLVASGWWAPYTPERPHLLYSLSKSFTATAAGIALAEGLLRLDDPVISYFPEFEADITDPRSRAMLVRHVASMASGHETETLDRALATDRADMARGFLLLPPERDPGTVFAYNQPTTYTLAAIVQRVTGQSLTAYLGPRLLEPLGIGRTAWTRDRAGRELGFSGLHATTDAIARLGQLYLQDGVWDGERLLPEGWVAEATRLHIANGDGTAGGAWPDWQRGYGLQFWKSRHGYRGDGAYGQFCLVLPEHDAVIATTAATEQMQEVLNLVWEHLLPAFGPEPLPDRRDEDAVLRERLARLALPPAPGKSAPPEGQQNWSGAEFTPYGGVCADQPKLTGLAVTADAGGWALRLTEDGHDLDLRVGEDGWTVTDEPLPTAVSGGWADADTLAADIVFLETPHRLTLACSLPDRTFTVRWHTTPLGGTPLREMRAPGSSA, from the coding sequence ATGAGTGCCCGCCCGCTGCCCTCCAGCACCCCCGCCGCCCAGGGCGTCGACGCCGCCGGCGTCCACGCCTTCCTCGACGCCCTCGAAGCCGCCCCCGGCATCGAACCCCACAGCCTGATGGTCATGAGGCACGGACACCTCGTCGCCTCCGGCTGGTGGGCCCCGTACACCCCCGAACGTCCGCACCTGTTGTACTCCCTCAGCAAGAGCTTCACGGCGACGGCCGCAGGGATCGCCCTGGCCGAGGGGCTGCTCCGGCTCGACGACCCGGTGATCTCTTACTTCCCGGAGTTCGAGGCCGACATCACCGACCCGCGCAGCCGCGCGATGCTGGTGCGGCACGTGGCCTCCATGGCCAGCGGCCACGAGACCGAGACCCTCGACCGGGCGCTCGCCACCGACCGCGCGGACATGGCCCGCGGCTTCCTGCTGCTGCCGCCGGAGCGGGACCCCGGGACCGTCTTCGCCTACAACCAGCCCACGACGTACACCCTTGCCGCGATCGTGCAGCGCGTCACGGGGCAGTCGCTGACCGCCTACCTCGGCCCGCGCCTGCTGGAGCCGCTCGGCATCGGCCGGACGGCCTGGACTCGCGACCGGGCCGGCCGTGAACTGGGCTTCAGCGGGCTGCACGCCACCACCGACGCCATCGCCCGGCTCGGGCAGCTGTATCTGCAGGACGGGGTGTGGGACGGCGAACGGCTGCTCCCGGAGGGGTGGGTGGCCGAGGCCACCCGCCTGCACATCGCCAACGGCGACGGTACGGCCGGGGGAGCATGGCCGGACTGGCAGCGGGGCTACGGCCTCCAGTTCTGGAAGTCCCGGCACGGCTACCGCGGCGACGGCGCGTACGGCCAGTTCTGCCTGGTGCTGCCCGAGCACGACGCGGTGATCGCGACGACCGCGGCGACCGAACAGATGCAGGAAGTGCTCAATCTGGTCTGGGAGCACCTGCTGCCCGCCTTCGGGCCCGAGCCGCTCCCCGACCGGCGGGACGAGGACGCCGTCCTGCGGGAACGGCTGGCGCGACTCGCGCTGCCTCCGGCGCCGGGCAAGTCCGCACCGCCCGAGGGGCAGCAGAACTGGTCCGGCGCCGAGTTCACCCCGTACGGCGGTGTGTGCGCGGACCAGCCGAAGCTGACCGGTCTCGCCGTGACGGCGGACGCGGGCGGCTGGGCACTGCGGCTCACCGAGGACGGACACGACCTGGACCTGCGGGTCGGGGAGGACGGATGGACCGTCACCGACGAGCCGTTGCCCACCGCGGTGAGCGGCGGATGGGCCGACGCGGACACTCTCGCCGCCGACATCGTGTTCCTGGAGACACCGCACCGCCTGACCCTGGCCTGCTCACTGCCCGACCGGACGTTCACGGTCCGGTGGCACACGACTCCGTTGGGCGGCACGCCGCTGCGCGAGATGCGGGCGCCCGGCAGCTCAGCCTGA
- a CDS encoding LLM class F420-dependent oxidoreductase, with product MAQIGYTMMTEQAGPRELVDHVVRAEEAGFDFSVTSDHYFPWLRPQGHSPYAWSVLGAAAQATSRIPLMTYVTCPTVRYHPAVVAQKAATVQLLSEGRFRLGLGSGENLNEHVVGGGWPAADVRHEMLEEAVEIIRALFEGGHVNRRGTHFDVESARLWDLPDQPPPIGIAVSGEQSCALAGRLADLVIATEPEAGLLKAFDRHGGEGKPRVGQLPVCYDPDRDTAVRRAHDQFRWFGNGWKVNSELPHPDSFQSATQFVTPDDVAASIPCGDDPEDFVEAVRPYADAGFGEIALVQIGGESQPAYLDWAEKTLLPALRDAFG from the coding sequence ATGGCGCAAATCGGATACACGATGATGACCGAGCAGGCCGGCCCCCGTGAGCTGGTCGACCATGTGGTGCGGGCCGAGGAGGCGGGCTTCGACTTCTCGGTGACTTCGGACCACTACTTTCCGTGGCTGCGCCCACAGGGTCACTCGCCGTACGCGTGGAGCGTGCTGGGCGCGGCGGCACAGGCGACCTCGCGCATTCCGCTGATGACCTACGTGACCTGTCCGACCGTCCGCTACCACCCGGCGGTCGTCGCACAGAAGGCGGCGACGGTGCAGCTGCTGTCCGAGGGGCGGTTCCGGCTCGGGCTCGGCTCCGGCGAGAACCTCAACGAGCATGTGGTGGGCGGTGGTTGGCCGGCGGCCGACGTACGTCACGAGATGCTTGAGGAGGCGGTGGAGATCATCCGGGCGCTGTTCGAGGGCGGCCATGTCAACCGTCGCGGCACGCACTTCGACGTGGAGTCGGCCCGGCTGTGGGACCTACCGGACCAGCCGCCGCCCATCGGCATCGCCGTCTCCGGCGAGCAGTCCTGCGCGCTCGCGGGCAGGCTGGCCGATCTGGTCATCGCCACGGAGCCCGAGGCCGGGCTGCTGAAGGCGTTCGACCGGCACGGCGGCGAGGGCAAGCCGCGCGTGGGCCAGCTGCCGGTCTGCTACGACCCGGACCGGGACACGGCCGTGCGGCGCGCGCACGACCAGTTCCGCTGGTTCGGCAACGGCTGGAAGGTCAACTCCGAGCTGCCGCACCCCGATTCGTTCCAGTCGGCGACCCAGTTCGTCACTCCCGACGACGTGGCGGCGTCGATCCCCTGCGGCGACGACCCCGAGGACTTCGTCGAGGCCGTGCGCCCCTACGCGGATGCGGGATTCGGCGAGATCGCCCTCGTGCAGATCGGCGGCGAGTCACAACCCGCGTATCTGGACTGGGCGGAGAAGACGCTGCTGCCGGCACTGCGGGACGCCTTCGGCTGA
- a CDS encoding DUF2238 domain-containing protein, whose product MTAVVHSAVPRRQLPAALAVVVVAGLAVSAWAPHDRTTWFLETVWVLVGLPLVLLTRRRFPMTNLLCCLLAVHALVLAVGGHYTYAQVPLGDWVRDTFGLDRNPYDRFGHLMQGFVPAVLVRELLSRTSPLRGSRWLGPLTVCACLAFSAVFEMLEWLAAVIGGHSADAFLATQGDVWDTQWDMFCALIGATVSVLVLSRLHDRQLHALGLIPCGGAASTAAPRPSTAGTTRRLP is encoded by the coding sequence ATGACTGCTGTTGTGCACTCGGCCGTCCCGCGACGGCAGCTGCCGGCCGCCCTCGCCGTCGTCGTGGTCGCCGGGCTGGCGGTGTCGGCCTGGGCCCCGCACGATCGCACGACCTGGTTCCTGGAGACGGTGTGGGTGCTGGTGGGGCTGCCGCTGGTGTTGCTCACCCGGCGGCGCTTCCCGATGACGAACCTGCTGTGCTGTCTGCTGGCCGTGCACGCGCTCGTCCTGGCGGTGGGCGGCCACTACACCTACGCGCAGGTGCCCCTGGGCGACTGGGTGCGGGACACGTTCGGCCTGGACCGCAATCCGTACGACCGCTTCGGGCATCTCATGCAGGGTTTCGTCCCGGCGGTGCTGGTGCGGGAACTGCTCAGCCGCACTTCACCGCTGCGGGGCAGTCGCTGGCTGGGTCCGCTGACGGTGTGCGCGTGCCTCGCCTTCTCGGCCGTCTTCGAGATGCTGGAGTGGCTGGCCGCGGTGATCGGCGGGCATTCCGCGGACGCGTTCCTGGCCACTCAGGGCGATGTGTGGGACACGCAGTGGGACATGTTCTGCGCGCTGATCGGTGCCACGGTCTCGGTGCTGGTGCTCTCCCGGCTGCACGACCGGCAGCTCCACGCCCTGGGCCTCATTCCGTGTGGCGGTGCAGCGTCCACAGCGGCACCACGACCCAGCACAGCAGGTACCACGCGACGACTCCCGTGA